The genomic segment CACACTGTTTATGAATATTTTTATGTATCTGTAAAACATTTACACAGGATTACAATAGACGGTCCCAGCTATGGAGGAGGAATGCTGAAGGTCGGTTGGTGCATATTGCCAGTTCAGAGGCGATGGGACATGACATGGTACTGGATATCAGTAGGGATACCATCTCTAGTAGTCAGTGTGAACTGCTTGTGGTGAGAAAGAAAAGCTCCAGCAGAAATGTCACACAAACGTGGCACTTCAAATCAGTAAGTTATAGAGTGGTACTTGGTAGTTTGAAAAAATAATATATCTTTTTGTCCTTGTTTTAGGAGGGTAGATTGGTATTAAGTGAAGAACAAGGCCTCTGTGTTCAGTCTAGAAGTCCCAGTACTCTCAAAGAAGGTATTTTACATACCTaagtatatacatgcatgtatatttgCTTATGTGCATTCATGCATGCGAGcatataacacacacacacacacacacacacacacacacacacacacacacgcgcgcatgcacgcacgcacgcacgcactcacacacagaGATTATCTAGTTATATACTGGGATTCACAATGATGACATCACTGAGCAAGCTTGTTGCAGGTGTGACTTGTATTGGTTACGGATCCAGTAGTGATTGTTTTCATCTTCAATTCATAAAAAAATATTGGCACTGTGCTAAGGCAACCATAGCAGTGAACTTTGAGACACATTGGCAGCGCATTATAATGGTTTGATAGCACCCATCAAATACAGTAGTAAAaaggaagccatacaagatttGTAATTCTTAATCTAGGTGCAGATGTGGTACTGGCCAGGTCCAATACACAACCAGATGGTGATGAGGAGCATGTACCAGACCACCAGCAGATAGGACGCCTCAAACACACCCCAGGGTCAGGTATTCTATCACTGAAGTGTTCATCTGATGGTCCAACAAGAGTATTAACTATCACCGATGAGAACAAAAAGGTGAGAATGCTTTATGTTGATAATACCCATGTCATGGCTATAGTATGTGATGGTAGTTTTGTTGTTATAGTACACACATCTTAGTCCTCGTGATGACTGGGTGGTGGTGGAAAATGGGGTCACTGCTCCTGCTAAGTCATCACCAGTCGACCAACAGTCAAACTATGATGAGTCTACGGAGGATGATGAAGACAGCATGAAGATTGAAGTATCAGTAAGTCCCATCTGCAACACACGACATGTGTGGGTATTCTATTGAGTTGTTTCCTTGTATAAAGCCATACAATTTATTTTGATGAACTGATTCATAGCTGGTACATCACCTTCTTCATTACACACCGTAACTATTGACAATCATCACTGTCATATTAATAAGGCCGTACAGCACCTAAGATCTGTATATGGGAAACCCAGTTCCTGTATAAGGCAACTGAGTATTTgacacaaaataataatattattgatgatTTGTAATGCTACTTGCTAACAGTTGTCACTCATGCTTGATAATGGAGTGGGGATTTCCCTGATCAATCATGTTCCAGAGGAGTTGCTGTTTGCCTCACTCACAGGACTACAGGTATGTTTGTTGTATAGGTATAGTCCAATGGTAACCTAATCTGTGTTTATCAGGTTGATTTTGTCTACTCCAGTTCTTCTCAACAGTTCAATGCCAACATTCAACACATACAGGTGAAAAAGGAATTGTTTCTACCGTCACTGGGATTTTACAAAGTGTCTGTAGTGACTGTTTGGCCTCATTCAGCATTGCACTAAATACAATTAGTTTTTGAGGAATTCTAAATTGGCTAGTATGTTTTAAAAGGTACTCTTTTCTGTGATGCAGGGATGAATaggtttcactgtttactggGGTATGCATTTACCTAACAAACaaacgtacacacacacacacacacacacacacacacacacacacacacacactttctaCTACACATGTTGCTTCTTCCTAAAACACATAAAGAGAGTAATACTGTGTTGACTCAATAATACTAGTAAGGGAAAGTCTTAGATGTTGTGGTGTTTTCTGATAAAGGTCACCATCATGATCTCTGTCTTTACAGTAAACATGATGTCATACTTGATGATTGAGTGATTTTTATTGTTGTTCTTTATTCAATATGCTGAGAGTcatggctgtttttttttgttttttttagtgCATTATCTAAAGGCATTCTGACTATTTGGCATATAGTCAGGTGACCACAGCAATATGTACTTTGTTGTCACAGGTGGACAATCAACTACCTGGCTCACAGACTAGCACACCAATTCTGGTGTTCCCTACTCCTGCACCATCAGGGACTGCTGATATTGGTCACCCCATACTTCATATGGTGGTGGAGAGGGTGCCTCACAAGTTACCATTTGTGACTGTGTTTAGAGTTAGTTTATGTGTAGTAGTATAGtagtgtgtatgtctgtgtgttaGTAAtatttgtgtgcgtgtgtgtacaaTGCTCTAGTATTTGGTTTATGTGTTGATGTAGTGCAGTATGTGTGCTATAGTGTAGTCAGTATATACACCGATGCTTCAATCATACTGTACAGGTAAAAGGCCAAAAAAAGATGTTTTTACAGCACATCTGACCTTCCTATTACACAACAACTAATATACAGAAGGGACAACAAAGAAAAAGATGACCAAGTCATGCGTTCCAATTTAACCACATATTCTGCTCCTTAAAAAGTGAATCTGTCTAGTCATTGCTCCTATGCCCAGAGCATCACTTCTATGTGAATTTATCTATTAACAATGAAATCACTACTTACTATAGAAGACTGTCCAGTAACATTATCAATATATTCTGGCCTCTCCTAACTGAATGTTTGCACACAAAAATTAGCCCAACAATTAGTACCATACTTTACTGCCTTAGGGCTGAAGTGTATACTAAATCAGTTAGTGTTAAACTACTTACACTACAATGTGGTGCAGTGTAGTGGGGAATACTCCTAGTACAATGTTATCTCTCTTTTTTTTGTGATAAACCTCTTGTTACCATATTTTAATAAAACacatgatattattattatatcacTGCTCAATCCGTTACATGCTCTAACATGCGAATTTCAAATATGATTTCTGTTAAACTTGACTGGATGTTTGTTCATATAAGCTGTGTTTATGTATTCAACTAGTCTGTAATCAGAAATAAACTCCCCTGCTCCCAAGTTTTTATGTAATTATACCTTATTGGGATCAAGTGGTGAGAATTTCTCAGGCTTGTATTGTTTTATCCTTCGGTGTTGATTTTTACTACAATTAAAATTGAATGTCACATTCCTTGGAAAGGTAGCATTCTGTTTGGTATAATTCTTTTTTCACTGCATGTTGTTACATTTTCAATTTCTGTCTGTAGCACTTCACAGTACAGCTAAGAAAGTTGACTATATTGTTAGAAGAGAAATTGTTGTTCAAGCTACTACAGTGGTTAGGGATTGGTAATAATCCTGACACTCAAGTAACAACAGAGACAGACAGCGTCATTATACAGCTCTCACAGAGGTCAGTCTCTTAGCCCCACCCCTTTATCCTATTGGGTATGGCTTTATTCTCTCCACAGTCTTCCACAGTCACTACGCTCCAATCAAGTTGAGAGGGAGTTCTATTTTGAGGAGTTCACAATCGCTAGCACAGAATTTCGTGTCAGCATGCACACTACCTCACAACTACCAGATGATCTGCAGCAAATAAAATACCACCTCGGATTTCCACTGGTGAAATTTGAAGCCCCTATTTCTCTAGGTAAACATTAAGACTGATGCAACATATTGCTGATGTGTTGAAGTAGTTATGTAACAATGGGTAATTTCTAATTAACTAATTTCTCGTGTGATGTCTTGTTGTATGATGATACCCTTTCACTGGTTAGTCTGGGGTGGCTTCTAACAAATTGGTTATACATGCATTCCATGATAATCCAATTGACTTTATCGACAATGACATCATGACCGCAAGATGGCTGCTTTATTCTGGGAAACTCTGTACAGGTGCCTATGGAGATATTGTTTTGATCAACAATCAGATAACAAGCTCTAAGAGTTACAAGGCAACGCAATAAATGAATTTGGATTATTTTCAAGATAATGTTCGTTTTCAATGgtttatacccatacctgttggcCTATATCTTGCTTTACAACTGAAATATGattgatcaaaacaatttctccatagacACCTGTACATTAGTCCCACTAATAATGCGACCATCCTGTGCTCATGaagtcattgtggataaagtacTTACTGTGGCATCTTAACAATGACTGCAGGTGACCCCAAATTTTATATCAAACTTTTTTGGCCAATCTTAAAATACCTTTGAACTGGACACCCCCAAAACGTAGACACAGGCACTTGTCAATGATCTCAAGTGAATACTTTACATTTAGACACCTGTTTCATCATGAACAACTTGAAacaagggtgattttttgtggTCCCAAGGTATGAGATCTTATAAACCCTTATTTGGGCATTTAGTTTTAAGGATTTTTGTATTTTTATCACATGTATTGTGTGATTCTTCATTGCCTTTTATTTACTTCCCTTTACCACCGGTTTTATAGCAGCCAACAAATTTACATGCATGATGCAGTTGTGACAATATTACATAACCCGTGGTAATGATGTGATCACACACACAGTTGGTGTCTGTTTATAGTAAACTGCTGTCTACACTGTATTATTGCTCTACATGCACAGGCATATTTGTGTGCATCATTACTGGAAAGTAACTTGTAATGCTCTGGAATAGTATAACTATGGCATCCATTCTTTCCAGGGGGCTACAGCAGACATCATGTTATCGGTACTGCTGACATGTACATGGAGATATTGGTGAAACATTACAAGGAGGTGTGGTGACATTGTTGActgtatcatgtgatccacttGTCCCCAGGTCATCACTAATCAGGCACTGAGGATTGGCTTGTCTGTGGACTTCCTAGGAAATCCGATTGGCTTGTTTAATGACATAACATCAGGGGTCACAGGGGTGTTCACAACCACACCGGATGTGATGGGATTAGTGCGAGATGTGACTCACGGCATGTCTGACACCACTTCTAAAGTAAGTGCAACTATTTTACACCACAAGTTTGGTATTGTATGGGAGTTAAGCTTGTTTAATGTTTGTGTGAAGATTAAGGATCTCAAATCACTATGCTGCATATCTACCAGTTGACAGGTGCCTTCTCAGATCTTCTTGGACAGGCAACATTTGACACCAGTTATCAAGAGGAACGTGAGCTGGTCACTGAGAGTTGTCAGTCAAGCACAGACCATCTGAGGGCTGGCTTGATCGGTCTCAGTAATGGAGTATTTGGTGGACTAACCTCCATCTTCACCCAACCTGTACGAGGTGCCAGAGATGATGGGCTTGGAGTGAGCCACCCCCCTCATTGTATAAAGCCACCATTAATATTTAACGTAAATCTTGTAGGGGTTTATTGCTGGTTTGGGTAAAGGTGTAGTTGGAACTGTGGCCAAGCCAATGGCCGGAGTATTCAGTTTAGCATCAGGAGCAACTGCTGCTATTAGAGAGACAACAAGTAAAGTGTCACGTGTACAACCAACACCAACAAGACTGAGACGCTGTTGTGTGGGACCCAATGGAGCCCTCCCATGTTACTCACTACAGCAAGCTAGAGGACAAGAATATCTGTGGAGACTAAATGATGGAAACTTTAATGAACTGTGAGTTACTGCACTGGTTCTAAATTACAATAGCTAACTACACTTTTAATCAATTCTTAGGTTAGTATCTTACGAGCGATTGATTACAGAGCCTGACCCAATGAGAGCCATAATTTCATCCGACTTCCTTTACTTCTTTCAAGACAGTCCACCTCGACCAAGTCACTTACACACAAAGATTGCTTTGGAAGGATTAATGGAGTCCCGGCTAGCCTGCAGCAAGTCCAGTAAGAGTTCTGTTTGTGCATTACGGCTTGTGGTAGAGCCTTACTTTGTAATTCCATTGTCAACTGATAAGGATACCCCTCTTTGTCACTTTATTACACCAATTACTTAGTGGTTACCTTTTAATATCCCAGTAGACCTAATGTAAGAAATGTGTATATATAGAAGTGTTGTCTTATACTCTTCTTAAATCCTATTTAGTGCCTCCTAATTATTATATTGTTCTAAAGACACTTAACAGAGAGAAGGCACACAAGTTCTCTTGTGTGAGTGAGCCAATTGCACAAAGAGTAagtcacaaaaaaaaattgtcaagGTTGTATTACGATGATGTTTCttttgtagattgttcagctaatCCAGTATGCTAAAAATCTCAACAAAGAGCGCAAGAACGTACTGAGAACTCATCGTTTACATAGTCATGAAATCTGGTAGCAATCAAATCACATTATTTAAGCATTGAGAAAATGCATAAAATGATGTATATTTATTATCAAGCTATGTACaatatgaaaatttttatataGTATACATAATGTATGGCACATTATTTTAGTTTGCAGTCATGATGGaataaatttgtatgcatctaTGTAAAAAGACTATATATTATGACAAGAAACTCTGGTCCATTAGGGATGGGATGATAGTATACTACTAATTCATGTACTCGTCATTGTAATAGTTGATTGTGGTTAATAACTACCCTTAATCTTGACATGTCCTGGTGCCCTCCGTAATGAGCAATTGTGTTGAGTTCCTCTAATGTTGAAAATGTCAAAATGTCAATCCCTTATATTCTCAATTGCATATTAGATTCTAGTTCCAAGGCAGTATCAGTAGACCAATAGCATTTCAGAAATCTATATCAATAAAATACCCCAAGTTTGAATTTCATACTGATCGCACCAGGATTTAGCCCACATTACAGCAACATATGGCTGTGAACACAGGTATTTGCCAGCTGTGGAAATACATAGCTAGGCTCTTTGCATACATTCTATGCTTCAAGCTCATATTAAAGAATTCCCACTCCACACTATTAGTTAGAAATTATTACTTTTCTTAGTGTATTAAAACAGCACACACAATTACATATTAATGTATAATAGAGAACAAAGTTAACAAAAAGTATAATCAAGTAATATGTACTTAGAAACAAAAAGCGATAtcaaaattacaaaaacaaaatcaatTTTAGCATGTGTATGCAGAAAACAAGTCCTTAGTTTACTCTAACACGTAGTTACAGAGGTTGAGCTCAGCACCTTTCCATAGGAAAGATTTGATTTTAACTGTTCCAAAAAACTGAACAAACTAGAACTACTCCAActaactttgtagctgaagtgaAAAAAAATTACTAAACTATTACAAAAATAAAGCTTGATTTGGTTAATTTGGGTTCTTCAAAATTGTGGAAGATTAAACCTTCCAGGGAGCTCAAACCTCTGATTATTCTGTGGCTGTTCCAATTGGATATCAGCCAGGGCATCGAGTTGGGTGTCTTCGTAGACATCGAAGGGATCAGGCATGTTATTGGTCAGTTCTTCTGAAGGTAGACGACGGAACACTCCACGTAACTGCAGATTACGTTGTGCCTGAAATGAAGTGACAATGATGTTGATCAAGTTCTGAGCAACATGACGTCCATCTCGTCCCCAGCTCTGACCAAGACTGAAAATGGTGAAAGGGGTTGGATATGGCTTGCCAGGACTCCAGTTTTCCAACAAGGGTAGGAAATTGCTGTTGTAGTCAAACACCTTGTATGTCTCCTCCTTAGCCAAAGGAAAGCTTGCTTCCCGAGGTGATCCACCATGGTGCACTGTGGCTTTACACAAGGGAGTAGCGAAAATGTCATTGTTACTAACATTCAGAACAAGTCCTCTCTTCATTGCATTTAAAATGTCGGTAGCACGAGCATCAGGGTGGCTAGCTGGCAAGGAGATCTGGTGTGCTCCTGGTGGCCCAAACAACTTCTCAGATTCAGGATGAAGCAGCCTGTCCAAGGAAACATTGGGTCCAAAGTAAATCCGACAGCCTGAAGTACAAGACACTATCTCAGTGTGAACAGCAATAGAGCCATAGAGCACTGTGATCTGGACTTCATCCTGGTGCAATGAAGGAGACATTGTGGGAGACAGTACTGAACTGGTCTCTATTTCCTTGATGATCTAAAGAAGGAAAAACAAAATATGCTAACCCATATAAAGCCAATAAAGGATGTGTATTCACAAGAATCACAACCAGGATACCCATAAACTCCCAATGGCTTTACTAGACTACAATGAATGGTATTCACCTGATCAATATAGCAGCATTGAGACATTGGTTGCATCAAACAACTTGAACTTGTCACTGGAATATCTGTAAAGGAAAGGAAGTTGATAAGTCAACCTTTCCAAGTAAAGAAGCAATGGCTCAGTACCTGGTATTGATCCAACTGAAGAGATGGGAGGGATGGTGTGGTATTGTTGACTGGCTGTTGTTATAGGAGGCAACATGCCATTATCCCCAAGATGACTTGTTGGAGACATTGAATGAGGAGAATGGGAAGGACTGCGACTTCCATGATCATGATTGTGCACTAGTAGAGAGAATACACAACATAGTTTAGTGCTTTGAAAAAATTCCCTTGACTTACAAGGACTTCCTACATGACTGCCACTATCCTTCTCAACACTGAAATCATCAGCATTATGTGAGTATGATCCAGCACACATGATGGTGCCTGACACATAAGTAGCTGGTCCACTCAGGGTAGTGCCATGACACTCAGAGGTAGGTACATACTAAACAAACAGAAAGTTCAACATAACAACAGTATTAGACCACAGAAATGTTCCCTCCCTCTTGGGGATAAAATTCCCAAGTGTCAGGTTACAGCCCTCATTGCACAACAAGGAAGTGGAATTTGGGGGAGTCCTTACCTGGTTTACTGTACTGCTGGGATCACAAATGGTCGGCAGGTACTGACTGGCTGGAGGAAGCATTGGCGGTTGTGCATACGGGTAGTGAACTGGGTTACCCCAACCCTCGCAGTACTCCTGTGGCGGTGGGTATTCTACAAGAACAAAAAGCATTGTAATTTGTCGTACTATTTCGTCTAGAATTCTTTCTTACCTCCACCCATCATGCTCGGCATTACAGTGGTAATGGCTGGGTAGGGTCTGGGACGGTGAGAGTTGTAAACTTTAGCGCGCTTCTTCTTGGCGGCACTAGGTAACACTTTGTAGACACGATACCATTCTGTCTGATGTTCCTTCAGTTCCATAATGTCCTTTAATCCATTCAATGCACATCTGAAGTTGATCTTCCAAGTGGTAGGATCATAGCCGATAGTCTTGTTTTCGTGCGGCTTGTACTTTCCAGTGTGCATGGCCCATTCTTTGAATAAAGCCGAATCTCTTTCTGCATCGTAGTCGCGCTTTTTCGCGTGAATCCAGGGCACCCTGAAAACGGTCTTATCTTCATCCAGCCACTCTAGGCCACGGAACTTCCCAGagttgatttgatttataaGCCAATCTCGCAGGCGCTCTGGCCTTCTTTCAACACAATTCATTTTTTCAACTGCTGGTTCTGGAGAGCTCATATTTACTGGAGACGCTGCTTTAGAAAGCACACCCATAACAACTGCGATACCGCATACAGCGATTGACTATTTCACTTTAGTTATAACTTTCACCCACTTTAGGCATTTACACTAGCTGCGAGTTGAATAACTTGCCCAAATCGCCCGTCTTTTATACTGTACGTACCCGTATATTGCGGAACTCGTGAATGGTTTCCTTAATTTACGAATAATATACAAATTTaaacattacatcataattTTGATTGTCTTGTGACTAATTAGATGAAGTCATGAGTTTTTTAACGGCAGCTCTACGCGTGCACACTTCAGGTCCACACCTTCTTTCTTGGCCCCCAAGTTGGGACCTTGCTGTTGGCCACCACAGTAGGTGATGCGGGGGCTGGCTCGGTGTTAATGGCTGGAAAATCAGAGGTCGACCATGGAGCATCAGTGACAACAAATCCCTTTGGTTTAGCATTGTCTTTCTTTGTGGCTGCATCAGTGTTGTGAGTGTAAGTGCGCTTGATGGCCTCCATTTCTTCTCGTTCAATCACATCAGCCATCTGAAGAAGATAATATGATACCATAACACCTGCACATTGAATGCAATTAAACATGAAATCATAAAACTCAAGACTGGAGGATAAATTAACCAAGGAAATTGGCTAGGTGAGAATGGTTACATGAGACCACCAAAACAGatcatgtatatatacataaacTCCAACGCTAACACATGCCATCCGTGTTGGCTTACTGCATTGCAAAACTCGTGCCACTTGACCCTGATTTCCAGGAATTATGAAGTACATGCAATAGAGTAAGCCTTGACCATGGGACTCCGACCCTGGGACTCCCTATTGGATTGATTTCCTGCAGATTGTACTGTGATTCATGGCTATCAGTGTACTCGGATTCCAAGCATACATATACCCAATTACAAGGATTCTAAGCTTGTTAGtgccaatattaattttgtagttcATAAATCTTCTAAACATTCTATGCAGTGGTGGAAGCATTGTTCCCAACTCAAGGATACACCttaaatttcaattttctcTGATGAGTGACTGCTAGATGCAATACAGTGGTGTGGGAGTGTGCACAAGATTAGGAAACACGCAACATTTAACGCTCCtccttattaattttattataaaaCACGACACAATTTAGTGATGGTGCTGTGACAGCTTTTTGGGATTGCAAAAATCCAGAGGTCTTCTAATAACAACTCTATCATCCATGCAGAAATAACCCTCTTGACCCCCACAAGGGGATTTTGTGCAATAGTAAGGTTTACAAAATATTCATAGTTCCAGAAAGTCTCCCAATAGGATATTATGAAATTCCTAGCTCTCCTTAATCGATAACAGGCTAATGCACTGGGGGTGTGGGGTGTTTTAAACACAAACACGCTTAGGTAAGACCTCCCCATAAAAATGATAGGAAATTGGGTCTCTCACAGAGAACATGTGATAGCACTTATTATCAAACTATGAGGAAGTCATAACATTCAATAAGGCGGTTATAAAAGAagctcaacatgtacattaAATTAATCTAATAACATAGAAATCTCTTAAAGCTCCATGTTATGTGTATTCTAAATAGGATGTACACATTATGTGGCTGACTAAAAGGAATTCTTTTAGAACAATAACACACAAATTTGATAAGTGTTAAGTATTTTTGACATGTGCACACAGATCAATATCATGTGGCAAGCAGAAGCTGAAATGTTACTGCAGGGGATGGTGTTTGGTAGAAAAGACCTAGCTTGCTCAATATGGTGTGTACCACACCACTACCCTCCAAACCTAAAAAAAAGCTACGTTccaaaagtttttttttgaagtaaaaaaaaaacaacaaactgTTAAACATACATAGTCTTCTGCAAGGGTGAGCAGATGGTACTTGGCATCTTCCACGTTCTCCTCCAGTCCTTGGATGGTCACAGTATCGCAAGTCTTGTCTTTTGGGAACCTCACGTCAACTTGAAACTGGTCCATCACCTTGGCAATGGCTTTGCCCTTGGCACCAATCAGACGGCTGTGTACACGATGGTCTATCACAAAGTCTTCACATATCTGCTCCTCCTATAAGAAAGAAAATCAAAAACATTATAAAAGAGAAGCCGGGGTAAAGAGGATGTCAGAACAGCTAAACAGTGCCACGTGAAAAACTGTTTGTGGCTTGATTTAGATGTTATGATACTTTCAAATTTGTTAATATTGAGCACACAGGATCAACAAAGCATACCAGCAGACATTTCACAAGAAGTAGCTATAGCACAATGTGATGATGAACTGAAAGCAAATTGATTGACCGCAGTGGTCGGGTGCGGTGGTAACTGTGGATTTTCTCAAGATTGGCTACCAATAGACGTATTGTGTAACTGAAAAGATACCACCTATTGTACGGCTCAATAACACACACCCAACGGTCAACACCATACTATTGACAAAATAATCACCGAAAAGTGAAAAGATGGTCTATTCAAGTTATTCATCTGATAAACAACCTACCAGTTCATGGACAATCTGGGTGATTGCCTCCTGAGCGGCATTGGCTTGATGCTCATATCCAATGATCTTGATTTGGTCACCATCTTCATCAGCTTTGTCTGGAAATTGTATCTGGACGTCAAAGTCACTGCGTATCTTGGAGATGTTGGCCCCTCGCTTGCCAATAATCTTGGGGTGGTGCTTGCGGTCAACGTTGAGCACAAGTGTGAAACTACGCAGTTCCTACAGAAGAGAGAAGCTCCATAACAccacatataaattatacatgatGCAcattaatattaataatattaaGTGAAGCAAAAGCAATTGGAAATAGAAAGATGACAGTTGGTTGTAAAATATATGTTGAGTTGCACCCCAACAAAAAACCACAACAGTCCAAACTTACCCTGTCTTCTTTCTCTGCATCAAGTTGTTGGACCTTCCTCTCCAGGGCTTTTTTGGCCTGCTCAACCCGTTTGACAGGTCCGCTGACCACAATGTGGTTGGACACCATATCTGCCTGGGGTACAGCAATATCCACTTCATACTCGTCCATCATCATACGAATTTCACGACCTCGCTGGCCAATAATAAACCTGTGATATTCAAATGGCACAGGAACCTCCACAGTCACTGGCACAAGGTCCtagtaaaaacaaaaaaaaaatgttaacaaatttGCAAGATTAGTAATAACTAACAGTCTGGAAAATTATACACATTTCAGATTGAGTGGAATTGTGTATGCTACAAGTCTACAAGTGCAATGTAAATTAATGTTCAGACAGATACATGAAGAGTTCTTAAATGTCTTCTTAGTAACAAGGAGGCTAGCATCATAATACAAGCCAGCAGACAATACATTTCCCGGTAATAACACTATGTTGAAGACATTGGTAAGTCTTTGATGTGTCTTGATGGTGCATGTAATGAATAAAACTTCCCACATGACACAAATTAACACAATGGG from the Dysidea avara chromosome 13, odDysAvar1.4, whole genome shotgun sequence genome contains:
- the LOC136242526 gene encoding interferon regulatory factor 5-like, translating into MGVLSKAASPVNMSSPEPAVEKMNCVERRPERLRDWLINQINSGKFRGLEWLDEDKTVFRVPWIHAKKRDYDAERDSALFKEWAMHTGKYKPHENKTIGYDPTTWKINFRCALNGLKDIMELKEHQTEWYRVYKVLPSAAKKKRAKVYNSHRPRPYPAITTVMPSMMGGEYPPPQEYCEGWGNPVHYPYAQPPMLPPASQYLPTICDPSSTVNQYVPTSECHGTTLSGPATYVSGTIMCAGSYSHNADDFSVEKDSGSHVGSPLHNHDHGSRSPSHSPHSMSPTSHLGDNGMLPPITTASQQYHTIPPISSVGSIPDIPVTSSSCLMQPMSQCCYIDQIIKEIETSSVLSPTMSPSLHQDEVQITVLYGSIAVHTEIVSCTSGCRIYFGPNVSLDRLLHPESEKLFGPPGAHQISLPASHPDARATDILNAMKRGLVLNVSNNDIFATPLCKATVHHGGSPREASFPLAKEETYKVFDYNSNFLPLLENWSPGKPYPTPFTIFSLGQSWGRDGRHVAQNLINIIVTSFQAQRNLQLRGVFRRLPSEELTNNMPDPFDVYEDTQLDALADIQLEQPQNNQRFELPGRFNLPQF